The proteins below are encoded in one region of Purpureocillium takamizusanense chromosome 11, complete sequence:
- a CDS encoding uncharacterized protein (COG:S~TransMembrane:1 (o392-413i)~EggNog:ENOG503Q4C1), protein MFYKGSLQEGISSAVGQQKLVLCFVTNDNDESRQWQDEYLQDSSLKELIQKQAVALRLQAGSEEAGYLAQIFPLPQTPTIVIMKHGELKEYIAAGTTRDDFFRRVQSAFNASPTPATSAAASAPAPAAPTAPSAESSSTPAAQPSSSPSPSAAATAPAAAAGTASSPSPENERSETVRRVLADRAAKLQAAKEEAERRAKEERARAKEKAKADAETGADTDAARTHRQAELLRKRRQQETEERRRILKRIEDDKAERRERAAERQQMRLDTQRTGDVAAALVNAPETKLPSTTRVGEMTSLQVRLFDGSTLRSRFKTGAPFRDVRRWVDENRTDGKLPYTFRQLLTPRPNRAIDATEESQNLAELGLAPSSTLILIPVQQFASAYDAAPQNIFARILAAFVGLFMWLLGLVGLAGRGEAAARPAAAGVEADGPSSAAAQTEKDRRIRGFQNPNDQRADHQLYNGNSLNFEPRPDEEDSEARLDV, encoded by the exons ATGTTCTACAAAGGGTCGTTACAGGAGGgcatctcctcggccgtcggACAGCAGAAGCTCGTCCTTTGCTTCGTCACCA acgacaacgacgagagCCGCCAATGGCAGGACGAGTATCTTCAGGACAGCTCC TTGAAGGAGCTCATCCAGAAACAGGCGGTGGCTCTACGCCTGCAGGCCGGCTCCGAGGAAGCCGGCTACCTCGCCCAGATCTTCCCGCTGCCACAGACCCCGACAATCGTCATCATGAAGCAtggcgagctcaaggagTACATCGCAGCGGGCACCACTCGTGACGATTTCTTCCGGCGCGTGCAGAGCGCCTTCAACGCTTCACCCACCCCGGCCACCTCCGCAGCTGcgtcagcaccagcaccagcagcaccaacagcTCCATCCGCCGAGTCATCCTCCACGCCGGCAGCTCAACCGTCCTCCAGCCCCTCTCCATCCGCGGCAGCTACGGCAccagccgcggcagcaggcaccgcctcctccccgtcaCCCGAGAACGAGCGCTCCGAGACGGTGCGCCGCGTGCTCGCCGAtcgcgccgccaagctgcaggccgcaaaggaggaggccgagcgccgcgccaaggaggagcgcgcgcgggccaaggaaaaggccaaggcggacgccgagacgggggccgacaccgacgccgcgcggACGCACCGCCAGGCCGAGCTCCTCCGCAagcggcgccagcaggagacggaggagcgCCGGCGCATCCTCaagcgcatcgaggacgacaaggcggagcggcgggagcgcgCGGCGGAGCGCCAGCAGATGCGCCTCGACACCCAGCGCAccggcgacgtggccgccgcgctcgtcaacGCCCCCGAGACGAAGctcccgtcgacgacgcgcgtcggcgagatGACGTCCCTGCAGGTGCGGCTGTTCGACGGGTCCACCCTCCGCTCGAGGTTCAAGACGGGGGCGCCCTTCCGCGACGTGCGCCGGTGGGTCGACGAGAACAGGACCGACGGCAAACTGCCCTATACGTTCCGGCAGCTGCTCACCCCGCGGCCGAaccgcgccatcgacgcGACCGAGGAGAGCCAGaacctcgccgagctgggcctCGCACCGTCATCGACGCTCATCCTCATCCCAGTGCAGCAGTTTGCGTCCGCGTACGATGCGGCGCCGCAAAACATCTTTGCCAGGATCCTCGCAGCATTCGTGGGCTTGTTCATGTGGCTCctggggctcgtcggcctggcggggaggggcgaggcggctgcgagaccggcggcggccggagTCGAGGCAGACGGCCCATCAAGCGCAGCAGCTCAGACGGAAAAGGACCGGCGAATTCGTGGATTCCAGAATCCAAACGACCAGAGGGCGGACCACCAGCTGTACAATGGAAACTCG CTAAACTTTGAGCCGCGcccagacgaggaggataGCGAGGCACGATTAGACGTGTGA
- a CDS encoding uncharacterized protein (COG:H~EggNog:ENOG503P5PQ): protein MLGWRNTSSKYRNIQRAKPGSRRSVKVEANMAVPRILAQEDDSHIDQLVVTGKGHEAADALEAVKHRVDENTTVCLMNDGLGVLEDVRRKIFEGAETGPSFLLGHMSHRLAFNRTYDSVKQLKNGETRFTLAELSPHKGKQARQEPHKTETRSNFIQTLQEATDLHSSLTTYDQWLRFKLPSVIFDSVVEPVCVLLEMPYQGLLQNPAAQRMMHSLLSEIVQVVENMPEVEGSSVLQSYVHGRGIKRLLHSRIMAKRAQPSQLVRRIEHGLPTDVEYLNGYFLRRGHKLGLDLRTNIMMRDMIKAKHSQAIERLNSYIPVEETSIPSDLAFRYRTVPR, encoded by the coding sequence ATGCTGGGGTGGCGAAATACCTCGTCGAAATACCGCAACATCCAGAGGGCCAAGCCCGGCAGCCGGCGATCTGTCAAGGTCGAAGCGAATATGGCAGTTCCACGAATACTGGCACAAGAGGACGACTCACATATTGATCAGCTCGTGGTGACTGGAAAGGGCCACGAGGCAGCAGACGCTCTCGAAGCGGTCAAGCATCGAGTCGATGAGAACACGACGGTGTGTTTAATGAATGACGGGCTCGGCGTTCTGGAGGACGTGCGGCGCAAAATCTTCGAGGGTGCAGAGACGGGCCCGAGCTTCTTGCTCGGCCATATGAGCCATCGCCTGGCATTCAATCGGACATATGACTCGGTCAAGCAGCTCAAGAACGGCGAGACGAGATTCACGCTCGCGGAACTCTCGCCGCACAAAGGGAAGCAGGCGCGCCAAGAACCGCACAAGACGGAGACGCGGTCTAATTTCATACAAACACTCCAGGAGGCCACGGATCTTCACTCGTCTCTGACGACATACGACCAGTGGTTGCGCTTCAAGCTTCCGTCGGTCATTTTCGACTCGGTCGTCGAGCCGGTCTGCGTGTTACTGGAAATGCCATACCAGGGCTTACTTCAGAACCCAGCAGCTCAGAGGATGATGCACAGCCTCCTTTCTGAGATTGTTCAGGTAGTGGAGAACATGCCCGAGGTGGAGGGGTCCTCGGTGCTGCAGAGCTacgtccacggccgcgggATCAAGAGGCTGCTGCACAGTCGCATCATGGCGAAGCGcgcgcagcccagccagctcgtGCGGAGGATCGAGCACGGGTTGCCCACAGATGTTGAGTATCTCAACGGCTACTTTTTGCGACGCGGTCACAAGCTCGGGCTGGATCTGCGGACGAACATTATGATGCGCGACATGATCAAGGCGAAGCACTCGCAGGCGATTGAGAGGCTCAACTCCTACATACCCGTCGAGGAGACGTCGATACCAAGCGACTTGGCATTTCGGTATCGGACGGTGCCCCGATGA
- the COQ4 gene encoding Ubiquinone biosynthesis protein (EggNog:ENOG503NU03~COG:H~BUSCO:EOG092643VB), whose amino-acid sequence MEATLSKVRPSRLQHLARSATCAACCASSPSCTSTTAASTRRRFSALDRPEPNYPGHVPLTKMERVGMAVGASVMSLFNPYRHDLIAATGEATATPYFIYRLRDAMLADATGRRILRQRPRITSETLSLARLRALPDNTVGRAYVGWLDREGVSPDTRAAVRYIDDPECAYVMQRYRECHDFYHAVTGLPVWREGEVALKAFEFANTLLPMTGLSMAAAATLEPQGRRRFLRVYLPWALRNGARSRELINVFWEEQLERDVDDLRAELGIERPPDLREIRKREREEKKRLKEIQAQGM is encoded by the exons ATGGAGGCGACGCTGTCCAAGGTACGGCCGTCGAGACTACAGCACCTCGCCCGCTCCgcgacctgcgccgcctgctgtgcctcctccccgtcttgcacgtcgacgacggccgcatcgacgaggcggcgcttctccgccctcgaccgcccgGAGCCAAACTACCCGGGCCATGTGCCGCTCACAAAGATGGAGCGCGTGGGcatggccgtcggcgccagcGTCATGTCCTTGTTCAACCCTTATCGTCACG acctcatcgccgccacgggcgaggccacggcgaccCCCTACTTCATCTACCGCCTCCGCGACGccatgctcgccgacgcgACGGGCCGGCGCATCCTccggcagcgcccgcgcaTCACCTCGGAGACGCTCTCCctcgcgcggctgcgcgccCTGCCCGACAACACCGTCGGGCGCGCCTACGTCGGGTGGCTGGACCGCGAGGGCGTCTCGCCCGACACGCGCGCCGCGGTGCGCTACATCGACGACCCCGAGTGCGCGTACGTGATGCAGCGCTACCGCGAGTGCCACGACTTCTACCACGCCGTCACGGGCCTGCCCGTCtggcgcgagggcgaggtcgccCTCAAGGCCTTTGAGTTCGCAaacaccctcctccccatgACGGGGCtgagcatggccgccgccgccaccctcgagCCCCAGGGGAGGCGCCGCTTCCTGCGCGTCTACCTCCCCTGGGCGCTGCGCAACGGCGCACGCAGCAGGGAGCTCATCAACGTCTTTtgggaggagcagctcgagagGGACGTCGACGACTTGAGGGCGGAGCTGGGCATCGAGCGGCCTCCCGACCTGCGGGAGATTCGCAAGAGGGAgcgcgaggagaagaagcgcctCAAGGAGATACAGGCACAGGGCATGTGA
- a CDS encoding uncharacterized protein (COG:S~EggNog:ENOG503P5MG~BUSCO:EOG09265RGS) produces MPRQRSVGRAPSRPTAPAPAAPQQHRPATTMAAPPPQQQMAPPAQQSAGPGLFGQMASTAAGVAIGSSVGHAIGGLFSGGSSEPAPAPQQQAAVQTQNQQQQQQWGSNNCAGAAQQFTKCLDDNGGNMQICNWYLDQLKACQAAASQY; encoded by the exons ATGCCTCGTCAACGCTCCGTCGGCCGTGCCCCCAGCCGCCCTaccgccccggcgcccgccgctccccagcagcaccggcccgcgacgaccatggccgcgcccccgccgcagcagcagatggcgccgccggcgcagcagtCTGCCGGCCCGGGCCTGTTTGGCCAGATGGCCAGTACCGCTGC CGGTGTCGCCATCGGCTCCTCGGTCGGCCacgccatcggcggcctcttctccggcggctcctccgagcctgctcccgcgccccagcagcaggctgccgtgCAGACGCagaaccagcagcagcagcagcagtgggGCAGCAACaactgcgccggcgccgcccagcagttCACCAAgtgcctcgacgacaacggcggcaacATGCAGATCTGCAACTGGTAcctcgaccagctcaaggcgtgccaggccgccgccagccagtactag
- a CDS encoding uncharacterized protein (COG:C~COG:H~EggNog:ENOG503NZTC~TransMembrane:2 (i12-32o378-398i)) encodes MAQTTPPPRATVPLRILIVGAGVAGPATAFWLSRLGHDCTIVERYPGLRVNGLQIDVHDAGAEAADRMGVLSEIRRRRVEEEGTKFVDVEDRVQAVFGRHDGKKQALTSEYEIMRGDLCKLLYERTEEKVKYRFGVSVDDFQNGTDGVTVTLSDGTVERYDLLVGADGQGSRVRRMMLHQKAEASYRRLNAFCCYFTMPRRPEDKDNMATICHVPGQRFIMTRWHTQARGQTYLFAMSHTEELREALKKDVETERQAFTRAFADAGWKVPRLLEDMQTAEDFYGQELVQVVCPNWSLGRVVLVGDAGYAPSPFTGMGTSLAFIGAYVLAGEIASHPGDLPAAFAGYDKTLRPMVEKTQKLPPGFPGAAFQETGLKVGVLHWTVWLLSGMFQLALMLRLPEAMSAIGKWFPGKAWALPVYDELEAVRPKNPYPI; translated from the coding sequence ATGGCGCAAacgacgccaccacccagGGCGACGGTTCCTCTGAGGATCCTCattgtcggcgcgggcgtcgccggccccgcgACCGCATTCTGGCTCTCGCGGCTGGGACACGACTGCACCATCGTCGAGCGCTATCCCGGCCTTCGCGTCAACGGTTTGCAAATCGACGTGCACGATGCGGGCGCAGAGGCGGCCGATCGCATGGGCGTCCTGAGCGAGattcggcgccgccgcgtcgaggaagaggggaCCAAgttcgtcgacgtcgaggaccgcGTGCAGGCCGTGTTTGGGcgccacgacggcaagaagcAGGCACTAACGAGCGAATATGAGATTATGCGCGGCGACCTGTGCAAGCTGCTCTACGAGAGAACGGAGGAGAAAGTAAAGTACAGGTTCGGCGtgtccgtcgacgacttTCAGAACGGCACAGACGGTGTCACGGTTACACTATCCGACGGCACGGTCGAGAGGTACGACCTACTCGTTGGAGCCGACGGACAGGGCTCTCGGGTGCGCAGGATGATGCTGCACCAAAAGGCGGAAGCCTCGTACAGACGCCTCAACGCCTTCTGCTGCTACTTCAccatgccgcgccggcccgaggacaaggacaacatGGCGACGATTTGCCACGTGCCGGGCCAGCGATTCATCATGACGCGGTGGCACACGCAGGCACGGGGCCAGACATATCTCTTCGCCATGAGCCACACCGAGGAGCTACGCGAAGCCCTCAAGAAGGACGTGGAGACGGAGAGGCAAGCCTTCACGCGGGCATTCGCCGACGCGGGATGGAAGGTGCCGcggctcctcgaggacatgcagacggccgaggacttTTACGGCCAGGAGCTGGTGCAGGTGGTATGTCCAAACTGGTCGCTCGGCCGGGTCGTGCtggtgggcgacgccgggtacgcgccatcgccgttTACGGGCATGGGCACCAGCCTCGCCTTCATCGGAGCCTAcgtgctggcgggcgagatcGCGAGCCACCCAGGAGACCTGCCCGCGGCCTTTGCGGGCTACGACAAGACGCTGCGGCCGATGGTGGAGAAGACGCAGAAGCTGCCGCCCGGCTTCCCGGGGGCGGCCTTCCAGGAGACGGGGCTCAAGGTCGGGGTGCTGCACTGGACGGTGTGGCTGCTCAGCGGCATGTTTCAGCTGGCGCTGATGCTGAGGCTCCCCGAGGCCATGTCGGCGATTGGCAAGTGGTTCCCGGGCAAGGCGTGGGCGCTGCCCGTgtacgacgagctggaggcggtGCGGCCCAAGAACCCGTACCCGATATGA
- the COQ4 gene encoding Ubiquinone biosynthesis protein, variant 2 (EggNog:ENOG503NU03~COG:H~BUSCO:EOG092643VB) — protein MISERPTKPHQSYNLQPAPATAHRPGLAVAAQPESPPAATRQAHDDQPWRRRCPRYGRRDYSTSPAPRPAPPAVPPPRLARRRRPHRRGGASPPSTARSQTTRAMCRSQRWSAWAWPSAPASCPCSTLIVTVRDSHPFFFPLCHDGRSCPPPWQAHLFAFLFFAQLTTVPLTLLADLIAATGEATATPYFIYRLRDAMLADATGRRILRQRPRITSETLSLARLRALPDNTVGRAYVGWLDREGVSPDTRAAVRYIDDPECAYVMQRYRECHDFYHAVTGLPVWREGEVALKAFEFANTLLPMTGLSMAAAATLEPQGRRRFLRVYLPWALRNGARSRELINVFWEEQLERDVDDLRAELGIERPPDLREIRKREREEKKRLKEIQAQGM, from the coding sequence ATGATTTCTGAGCGTCCCACCAAACCTCATCAAAGCTACAACCTCCAACCCGCGCCGGCCACAGCACACCGTCCCGGCCTCGCAGTCGCAGCGCAGCCCGAGTCGCCACCTGCTGCTACAAGACAAGCGCACGACGACCAGCCATGGAGGCGACGCTGTCCAAGGTACGGCCGTCGAGACTACAGCACCTCGCCCGCTCCgcgacctgcgccgcctgctgtgcctcctccccgtcttgcacgtcgacgacggccgcatcgacgaggcggcgcttctccgccctcgaccgcccgGAGCCAAACTACCCGGGCCATGTGCCGCTCACAAAGATGGAGCGCGTGGGcatggccgtcggcgccagcGTCATGTCCTTGTTCAACCCTTATCGTCACGGTGCGCGACTCTCACCCTTTCTTTTTTCCCCTttgccatgatgggcggtCATGCCCCCCGCCATGGCAAGCGCACCTTTTTGCTTTCCTTTTCTTTGCTCAGCTAACGACGGTCCCGCTGACGTTGCTCGCAgacctcatcgccgccacgggcgaggccacggcgaccCCCTACTTCATCTACCGCCTCCGCGACGccatgctcgccgacgcgACGGGCCGGCGCATCCTccggcagcgcccgcgcaTCACCTCGGAGACGCTCTCCctcgcgcggctgcgcgccCTGCCCGACAACACCGTCGGGCGCGCCTACGTCGGGTGGCTGGACCGCGAGGGCGTCTCGCCCGACACGCGCGCCGCGGTGCGCTACATCGACGACCCCGAGTGCGCGTACGTGATGCAGCGCTACCGCGAGTGCCACGACTTCTACCACGCCGTCACGGGCCTGCCCGTCtggcgcgagggcgaggtcgccCTCAAGGCCTTTGAGTTCGCAaacaccctcctccccatgACGGGGCtgagcatggccgccgccgccaccctcgagCCCCAGGGGAGGCGCCGCTTCCTGCGCGTCTACCTCCCCTGGGCGCTGCGCAACGGCGCACGCAGCAGGGAGCTCATCAACGTCTTTtgggaggagcagctcgagagGGACGTCGACGACTTGAGGGCGGAGCTGGGCATCGAGCGGCCTCCCGACCTGCGGGAGATTCGCAAGAGGGAgcgcgaggagaagaagcgcctCAAGGAGATACAGGCACAGGGCATGTGA
- a CDS encoding uncharacterized protein (EggNog:ENOG503P4UU~BUSCO:EOG09265HEP~COG:D): MDDSELEQIRKARLEQLKSQGGGSGRGGPSAGGQQDQEQQKQQQQEEARQHILNQILHPEAADRLGRIRLVKEQRATDVENRLITLAQTGQLRQKVTEAQLKELLNAVADNKGEEKIVVSRRKGWDDDDDDLLDL; this comes from the exons ATGGACGATTCAGAGCTCGAGCAG ATTCGCAAAGCTCGtctcgagcagctcaagtcgcaaggcggcggcagcggccgcggcgggccatcggccggcgggcagcaggaccaagagcagcagaagca gcagcagcaggaagaggCCCGGCAGCACATCCTCAACCAGATCCTGCaccccgaggcggcggaccggCTGGGCCGCATCCGGCTCGTCAAGGAGCAGCGCGCGACCGACGTGGAGAACCGGCTCATCACGCTCGCGCAGACGGGCCAGCTGCGGCAGAAGGTGACGGAGgcgcagctcaaggagctgctcaaCGCCGTGGCGGACAAcaagggggaggagaagatTGTCGTGAGCCGCCGCAAGGgctgggacgacgacgacgacgacctgctgGACCTGTGA
- a CDS encoding uncharacterized protein (EggNog:ENOG503P4G2~COG:L) translates to MAESKGLVRDLDKLDVQLDNLEDALGPLLEGLDERASQLPLLDRAKLFSLSAYAIESLLFASLKLQGTDAQSHAVFTELKRVQQYFAKIKGVEEPEPQGQRSTTVNQEAAARILKADLADNKALSAKLAEKIAEERAKALLKSVEGGSGKKSKRAADDSASAGEASTDQGGKKKKHKHGKKSRR, encoded by the exons atggccgagtcCAAGGGCTTGGTgcgcgacctcgacaagctggacgtgcagctcgacaacctcgaggacgcgctgggcCCCTTGCTCGAAGGCCTGGATGAGCGGGCATcgcagctgccgctcctGGACCGGGCAAAGCTCTTCTCCCTGTCGGCGTATGCGATTGAATCGCTGCTATTCG CATCACTCAAACTGCAGGGCACAGACGCCCAGAGCCACGCCGTCTTCACCGAGCTGAAGCGCGTGCAGCAGTATTTCGCCAAGATCAAGGGCGTGgaggagccggagccgcagGGTCAGCGGAGCACGACGGTCAaccaggaggcggcggcgcggatcCTGAAGGCGGATCTG GCGGACAACAAGGCGCTGAGCGCTAAGCTCGCTGAGAAGatcgccgaggagcgcgccaaGGCGCTGCTAAAgtcggtcgagggcggcagcggcaagaagTCTAAGAGGGCGGCAGATgactcggcgtcggcgggcgaggcgagcacGGATcagggcggcaagaagaagaagcacaaGCACGGGAAGAAGAGTCGGAGGTGA
- a CDS encoding uncharacterized protein (COG:S~EggNog:ENOG503NVP3), which translates to MCRVRRIKCDETRPTCKQCARARRTCPGYREAESVGDSSRSRTGEAADRQPPASRTSSRPLASKTQKGQSDFSSESEYSTTPVIMNEEAIQGLLQLPVEDLASCHFIANYVLIPRQHILSTRGFLEFLLPLLKSGARIPHFKHAFDACALASLNNRVGNGNEFDKQALGSYTKALAATFAALKDPELVKKDETLAAILLLGLFENISAKSLGMMAWSSHIEGAVQLVKARGPAQLSTKTGMDLFVAVRTQMIIHSLSTGKGPSLDVNWWVDDNPNSEYGVQFLRLSSRTSELKNETNHLLATVHKTPENTERMKKAMEKCQDLDKEIVEWLEELPESFRWKTVAWEDYNPKCDYSKAEAFPGRIDMYADLWVVNLWNVMRCMRIVLASLIVRFTAWTISPADYRTTPEYAAGARVCVEAIADIIASVPYQLGWFAKHQDLRERAQLSGFACGEDDAEKGLAGYFLLWPLTCIQGQDCLTDAQRIWVKGRLKCIGNQVGVRYGNMLSQLNVRMPSMLILRDRLVNNPHNTPPADMASFLANQAAVAKATPSAPPGPTRRPPSPDGQSKQEAALKRVIKRQTEELKKKAVDTSATVDEWTVKTWLQL; encoded by the exons ATGTGCAGGGTCCGCAGAATCAAG TGCGACGAAACGCGACCGACATGCAAGCAATGCGCTAGGGCGCGCAGGACGTGTCCAGGTTACCGTGAAGCCGAGAGCGTAGGAGACTCATCCCGAAGCCGAACGGGTGAGGCGGCAGACCGACAACCTCCGGCATCGCggacaagctcgaggccTCTGGCGTCCAAGACGCAAAAAGGGCAATCAGATTTCTCGTCAGAAAGCGAATATTCAACGACGCCTGTTATCATGAACGAGGAGGCCATCCAAGgcttgctgcagctgccggTGGAAGACTTGGCATCGTGCCACTTCATCGCCAACTACGTACTCATTCCGCGCCAGCACATACTGAGCACGCGCGGCTTTCTCGAATTCCTACTCCCGCTGCTGAAGAGCGGCGCACGAATCCCCCATTTTAAGCATGCCTTTGACGCGTGTGCGCTCGCGTCGCTCAACAACCGTGTGGGGAATGGTAACGAGTTTGACAAGCAGGCTCTGGGATCATACACGAAGGCTCTGGCAGCGACTTTTGCCGCTTTGAAGGACCCGGAACTGGTGAAGAAGGATGAGACGCTGGCCGCGATTTTACTGCTCGGACTGTTCGAGAACATCTCCGCGAAAAGCCTCGGCATGATGGCCTGGAGCTCCCACATCGAAGGggccgtccagctcgtcaaggCGCGAGGGCCGGCACAACTCTCCACAAAGACTGGCATGGACCTCTTTGTCGCTGTGCGAACACAAATG ATCATTCACTCGCTCAGTACTGGCAAGGGACCGTCACTGGACGTGAACTGGTGGGTTGACGACAACCCAAACAGCGAGTACGGCGTGCAGTTCCTGCGCCTCAGCAGCCGGACGAGCGAGCTGAAGAACGAGACGAACCATTTGCTGGCAACGGTCCACAAGACGCCGGAAAACACGGAGCGCATGAAGAAGGCCATGGAGAAGTGCCAAGATTTGGACAAGGAGATTGTCGAATGGCTGGAGGAGTTGCCCGAGAGCTTTCGGTGGAAGACGGTGGCGTGGGAGGACTACAACCCGAAATGCGACTACTCCAAAGCCGAGGCGTTCCCGGGCCGCATCGACATGTATGCGGACCTCTGGGTTGTCAACCTGTGGAACGTGATGAGATGCATGCGCATCGTCTTGGCATCGTTGATAGTACGCTTCACGGCATGGACCATCTCTCCAGCGGATTATCGGACGACTCCCGAATATGCAGCCGGCGCCCGAGTCTGTGTAGAGGCCATCGCAGACATCATCGCGTCCGTGCCGTACCAGCTGGGCTGGTTCGCGAAGCACCAGGACCTCCGAGAACGCGCTCAACTGTCTGGCTTCGCCTGCGGTGAGGATGACGCAGAGAAGGGTCTTGCCGGCTACTTTTTACTGTGGCCCTTGACGTGCATCCAAGGACAGGACTGCCTAACTGATGCGCAGAGAATATGGGTCAAGGGGAGACTCAAGTGCATTGGCAACCAGGTTGGCGTTCGATACGGAAACATGCTCTCGCAG CTCAACGTACGGATGCCGTCAATGCTTATTCTTAGAGATCGCCTTGTGAACAACCCGCACAACACGCCTCCCGCGGACATGGCGAGCTTCCTCGCCAACCAAGCGGCCGTTGCCAAGGCTACTCCGAGCGCGCCCCCGGGCCCGACCCggaggccgccatcgcccgacGGACAGAGCAAGCAGGAAGCAGCACTCAAGAGGGTGATTAAGCGTCAGACGGAAGagctgaagaagaaggcggtgGACACATCAGCGACAGTGGACGAATGGACAGTCAAGACCTGGCTGCAGCTTTGA
- a CDS encoding uncharacterized protein (TransMembrane:1 (n3-10c15/16o429-446i)~EggNog:ENOG503NZG0~COG:C), which yields MKIAIIGAGISGCTAYLLLKKHLPKPLDADDHSITIYEAYDTNQDTTHVERGQGPTHSSTLVVGGGLGVGANGLNVIKRLDENLLRDIVRGGYVVSTMIMKSKTGTVLARVQPSGDSESDEVAQRNMHMVSSSRHSLWKCLRVRIPDEAIVNRRISAVVANPSGQNTVSFADGGPSVEADLVIGADGLKSTAKRALFPEAQEDPFPPHYEGLVGVGGFIPAAQVREHVERGSMNFVFGGNGFFGYFFSESTDDSPHRDSPYHVSEPSDRLAWWSTYTAAEAPTPGTLDGPAVTAQLRARLQSWKDPVIQTVLQSLTVENMYPTWTVPPLPTWERDGVVLVGDAAHALPPTSGQGSSQALEDVEAFTLLLSHHLREAYTAGKPGTLEKKEVIKSAAKQYMELRLPRVTQMLKDSRSRQDSKRDKGIIEEYIMYVFMWTMGCFPGVMAKYMNKAFTYDVAEEVKKILGKGN from the exons ATGAAGATTGCCATCATTGGCGCGGGCATCTCGGGGTGCACGGCATACCTATTGCTCAAGAAACATCTCCCCAAACCCCTTGATGCAGACGATCACTCCATTACCATCTATGAAGCCTACGATACGAACCAGGACACCACTCACGTCGAACGTGGACAGGGCCCTACTCACTCCTccacgctcgtcgtcggcggagggCTAGGCGTTGGGGCCAATGGACTCAACGTCATCAAGCGCCTGGACGAGAATCTCCTGCGTGACATTGTCAGAGGCGGCTATGTCGTTTCGACCATGATCATGAAGAGCAAGACTGGCACCGTGCTGGCCAGGGTCCAGCCGTCAGGCGACTCGGAATCCGACGAAGTCGCGCAGCGAAACATGCACATGGTGTCTAGCAGCCGCCACTCTCTCTGGAAATGCCTGCGCGTGCGCATCCcggacgaggccatcgtcaacAGGCGGAtctccgccgtcgtcgccaatcCAAGCGGACAGAATACGGTAAGCTTCGCAGACGGGGGCCCGTCGGTCGAGGCGGatctcgtcatcggcgccgacggcttGAAGAGCACTGCAAAGCGTGCCTTGTTCCCCGAGGCCCAGGAAGATCCGTTTCCGCCTCATTACGA gggcctcgtcggcgtggggGGCTTCATTCCGGCCGCCCAAGTTCGAGAACACGTCGAGCGAGGGTCCATGAACTTTGTGTTTGGGGGCAACGGGTTCTTTGGATATTTCTTCTCAGAAAGCACAGACGACTCGCCCCATCGCGATTCACCATACCACGTCTCGGAGCCGAGCGACAGGCTCGCCTGGTGGTCCACCTACACCGCGGCAGAAGCCCCCACGCCGGGCACGCTGGACGGgcccgccgtcaccgcgCAGCTCCGGGCTCGTCTCCAGAGCTGGAAGGATCCCGTCATCCAGACGGTTCTGCAGTCGCTCACGGTGGAGAACATGTATCCCACGTGGAccgtcccgccgctgccgacatgggagcgagacggcgtcgtgctcgtcggcgacgccgctcatgccctgccgccgacaTCGGGCCAAGGCTCCTCGCAGGCCCTTGAGGACGTGGAAGCATTCACGCTACTTCTCAGCCACCATCTTCGCGAGGCGTACACGGCTGGGAAGCCTGGCACGTTGGAGAAGAAAGAGGTGATCAAATCGGCTGCCAAGCAGTACATGGAGCTTCGCCTGCCTCGCGTAACGCAAATGCTGAAGGACTCGAGATCCAGGCAAGACTCCAAACGCGACAAAGGAATCATCGAAGAATACATCATGTACGTCTTCATGTGGACAATGG GATGCTTCCCGGGAGTGATGGCCAAATACATGAACAAGGCTTTTACCTATGATGTTGCAGAGGAGGTCAAAAAGATCCTTGGCAAGGGCAATTGA